One window of the Candidatus Microbacterium colombiense genome contains the following:
- the xylB gene encoding xylulokinase produces the protein MIIAHDLGTTGNKASLHHDDGRLIASVTVPYPAHFAAGGIAEQNPTDWWEAVVTATRDLLARTETAPSAVAGLVVSGQMMGAVLLDADGEPARPAIIWADTRAGAQQRELEAALGAEHAYGILGHRLNPTYSVEKIMWVRDNEPEIWSRVRRVCVAKDFIVLRLTGRLATDRSDASGTNAYDQRTGTWSDKVLQAARLDPALFPEVLESTTVAGTLTDAAAAALGLHTGVRVVMGGGDGPIAAVGSGVVAPEDGAYVCLGTSSWISFAADQPLHDPAMRTFTFDNVVPGSFVPTATMQAGGASVQWIAEALSLDPAHPETGRLTAEASADVDTEGLYFLPYLLGERSPLWDPDARGAFVGLARHHRREHLVRAVLEGTAFNLLTCIQAFRASGATIDRIDAVGGGAQSDVYLSVLADVWGVPVRRRTIVEEANSLGAAVTGAVGLGLAEFSAARALSEVTDEFTPDAGRHAVYAERHARFSDAYTALAPWFAGKPFAGEPLVGGSR, from the coding sequence ATGATCATCGCGCACGACCTCGGCACCACCGGGAACAAGGCTTCGCTGCACCACGACGACGGCCGTCTGATCGCCTCGGTCACGGTTCCCTACCCCGCGCATTTCGCGGCCGGGGGCATCGCCGAGCAGAACCCGACCGACTGGTGGGAGGCTGTGGTCACCGCCACCCGCGACCTGCTCGCCCGCACCGAGACGGCGCCGAGCGCGGTCGCCGGACTCGTCGTGAGCGGACAGATGATGGGCGCCGTGCTGCTCGACGCCGACGGCGAGCCCGCGCGGCCGGCGATCATCTGGGCCGACACCCGCGCGGGCGCCCAGCAGCGCGAGCTCGAGGCCGCCCTCGGCGCCGAGCATGCGTACGGCATCCTCGGCCACCGACTGAACCCCACCTACTCGGTCGAGAAGATCATGTGGGTGCGCGACAACGAGCCCGAAATCTGGTCGCGCGTGCGTCGCGTCTGCGTCGCGAAGGACTTCATCGTGCTGCGGCTCACCGGGCGCCTGGCGACCGATCGCTCCGACGCCTCCGGCACCAACGCCTACGACCAGCGCACCGGCACCTGGTCGGACAAGGTGCTGCAGGCCGCACGCCTCGACCCCGCACTGTTCCCCGAGGTGCTGGAGTCGACCACGGTCGCCGGGACGCTGACGGATGCCGCGGCTGCCGCCCTGGGCCTGCACACGGGTGTGCGCGTGGTGATGGGCGGCGGCGACGGTCCGATCGCCGCGGTGGGCTCTGGTGTGGTCGCCCCCGAGGACGGCGCCTACGTGTGCCTGGGCACCTCGTCATGGATCTCGTTCGCGGCCGACCAGCCGCTGCACGACCCCGCGATGCGCACCTTCACGTTCGACAACGTGGTGCCGGGGTCGTTCGTGCCGACCGCCACGATGCAGGCCGGCGGAGCATCCGTGCAGTGGATCGCCGAGGCCCTGTCCCTCGATCCCGCCCACCCCGAGACGGGTCGCCTCACCGCCGAGGCCTCGGCCGACGTCGACACCGAGGGCCTGTACTTCCTCCCCTACCTGCTCGGCGAGCGCTCACCGCTGTGGGATCCCGATGCCCGCGGCGCCTTCGTGGGCCTCGCGCGCCACCACCGCAGGGAGCACCTCGTGCGTGCGGTGCTCGAGGGCACGGCGTTCAACCTGCTCACCTGCATCCAGGCGTTCCGCGCGTCCGGTGCGACGATCGACCGCATCGATGCCGTCGGCGGCGGCGCACAGAGCGACGTGTACCTGTCGGTGCTCGCCGATGTCTGGGGAGTTCCCGTTCGCCGCCGCACGATCGTCGAAGAGGCCAACAGCCTCGGCGCGGCCGTGACGGGAGCCGTCGGGTTGGGTCTCGCCGAGTTCTCGGCGGCCCGCGCACTCAGCGAGGTCACCGACGAGTTCACCCCGGATGCCGGGCGCCACGCGGTCTACGCCGAACGTCACGCCCGCTTCAGCGACGCGTACACGGCGCTGGCTCCCTGGTTCGCGGGGAAGCCGTTCGCCGGAGAACCCCTCGTCGGAGGGTCGCGCTGA